From a region of the Malania oleifera isolate guangnan ecotype guangnan chromosome 12, ASM2987363v1, whole genome shotgun sequence genome:
- the LOC131144297 gene encoding la-related protein 6A, whose translation MEGEGEGIITTTTATASAATATLSPPQDPDVLPAGSLEDPVFQLEAVPCHPSETAPLTGDLRDKIIKQVEYYFSDENLPTDKYMMGFVKKDKEGFVPIGVIASFRKMKKLVRDSSLIVVALRESSLLVVSSDGKKVKRLHPLPFTEIKDPKLCTVLVENLPEDHSRENIWRIFGKVGNIKNICIRNPQAIDESTKGGKMEKLISNKIHALVEYETVEAAEKAVATLNDEQDWRNGMRVKLLKRMGKHGLRRKGWRDHDSDKNTDVQSSGPARDEKDHNFSDETPEEGDGEHSKEKNEQKGQNQGRSRRQKYRGMNGQGHGGISSSHVEASKPPPGPKMPDGTRGFTMGRGRLPALQFLARGESY comes from the exons ATGGAAGGCGAAGGTGAAGGTATCATCACCACCACCACGGCTACGGCGTCCGCCGCTACGGCCACATTATCTCCGCCTCAAGATCCCGATGTATTGCCTGCCGGATCCCTCGAAGACCCCGTCTTTCAGCTAGAAGCAGTCCCGTGTCACCCATCTGAGACGGCGCCGCTCACCGGCGATCTCCGTGACAAGATCATCAAGCAG GTAGAGTATTATTTTAGTGATGAGAATTTGCCTACTGACAAGTATATGATGGGTTTTGTGAAGAAGGACAAAGAAGGATTTG TTCCTATTGGAGTTATTGCTTCTTTTAGGAAAATGAAGAAGCTTGTCCGAGACAGTTCACTAATAGTGGTTGCACTTAGGGAATCCTCTTTGCTT GTTGTTAGTTCAGACGGGAAAAAGGTGAAGCGACTTCACCCTCTTCCATTTACAGAGATCAAAGACCCGAAG TTATGCACGGTTTTGGTCGAGAATTTACCAGAGGATCATTCTAGAGAGAACATTTGGAGAATATTTGGCAAAGTTGGAAA CATAAAAAATATTTGCATCCGTAACCCACAGGCCATTGATGAGTCAACGAAAGGTGGCAAGATGGAGAAGCTGATCAGTAATAAG ATACATGCTCTCGTCGAGTATGAGACTGTGGAGGCTGCTGAAAAGGCT GTGGCTACATTAAATGATGAGCAAGACTGGAGAAATGGCATGCGGGTCAAGCTTCTCAAGCGAATG GGCAAGCATGGGCTAAGAAGAAAAGGCTGGAGGGACCATGATTCTGATAAGAATACTGATGTCCAATCATCTGGTCCAGCCAGAGATGAAAAAGACCATAATTTTAGTGATGAGACACCTGAAGAAGGG GACGGGGAACACTCGAAGGAGAAAAATGAGCAGAAAGGTCAAAACCAGGGGAGATCGAGAAGACAGAAATATCGCGGCATGAACGGGCAGG ggCATGGAGGTATTTCCTCTAGTCATGTTGAAGCCTCAAAGCCACCGCCTGGTCCAAAAATGCCTGATGGAACTAGAGGGTTTACAATGGGACGTGGCCGCCTGCCTGCCCTCCAGTTCCTTGCGCGGGGCGAGAGTTATTAA